In the Brassica napus cultivar Da-Ae chromosome A7, Da-Ae, whole genome shotgun sequence genome, one interval contains:
- the LOC106352717 gene encoding general transcription and DNA repair factor IIH helicase subunit XPB1-like, translating to MRNREWGLLLMDEVHVVPAQMFRKVISITKSHCKLGLTATLVREDEKITDLNFLIGPKLYEANWLDLVKGGFIANVLCAEVWCPMTREFFAEYLKKENSKKKQALYVMNPNKFRACEFLIRFHEQQRGDKIIVFADNLFALTEYAMKLRKPMIYGATSHIERTKILEAFKTSKDVNTVFLSKVGDNSIDIPEANVIIQISSHAGSRRQEAQRLGRILRAKGKIEDRMAGGKEEYNAFFYSLVSTDTQEMYYSTKRQQFLIDQGYSFKVITSLPPPDAGSSLSYNSQEEQLSLLAKVLNAGDDLVGLEQLEEDIDGKALQATRRSRGVMSVMSGAKGLVYQEFNSGHHKSSGQQFKKPKDPTKRHQLFKTR from the exons ATGAGAAACAGGGAGTGGGGTTTGCTGCTCATGGACGAG GTGCATGTGGTTCCGGCCCAAATGTTTAGGAAAGTCATCAGCATCACAAAATCTCATTGCAAGCTAGGACTTACAGCAACCCTTGTGAGAGAAGACGAAAAGATTACAGATTTGAACTTCCTCATTGGCCCGAAGCTATATGAAGCCAATTGGCTAGATTTAGTTAAAGGAGGCTTCATTGCAAATGTTCTGTGTGCTGAAGTATGGTGTCCTATGACCAGAGAGTTCTTTGcagaatatctcaagaaagagaacTCCAAGAAAAAACAG GCTCTTTATGTAATGAACCCTAACAAGTTCAGAGCCTGTGAGTTTCTTATTCGTTTCCATGAACAACAACGTGGGGATAAAATCATTGTCTTCGCAGACAATCTTTTTGCACTTACTGAATATGCAATGAAACTTCGCAAACCGATGATTTATGGTGCAACCAG CCATATCGAACGAACCAAAATTCTAGAGGCGTTTAAAACCAGTAAAGACGTGAACACAGTCTTCTTGTCAAAG gTTGGTGATAACTCCATAGATATCCCTGAAGCTAATGTGATTATCCAGATTTCGTCACATGCTGGTTCTAGACGTCAAGAGGCTCAGCGTTTGGGTCGTATTCTTAGGGCCAAG ggtaAAATTGAAGATAGAATGGCTGGTGGAAAAGAAGAGTACAATGCATTCTTCTACTCACTTGTTTCTACAGATACGCAG GAAATGTATTATTCAACGAAAAGACAGCAGTTCTTGATCGACCAAGGTTATAGCTTTAAAGTTATAACAAGTCTTCCACCACCTGATGCTGGTTCAAGCTTAAGCTACAACAGTCAAGAAGAACAGTTATCCCTTCTCGCAAAG GTGTTGAACGCTGGAGACGATTTGGTTGGCTTAGAGCAACTGGAAGAAGATATAGACGGAAAGGCCCTGCAAGCTACGAGACGAAGCAGGGGAGTGATGAGTGTAATGTCAGGTGCAAAAGGACTTGTGTATCAGGAATTCAACTCTGGCCATCACAAATCTTCTGGTCAACAATTCAAGAAACCTAAAGACCCTACAAAACGACACCAGCTCTTCAAGACACGATAA
- the LOC125576570 gene encoding uncharacterized protein LOC125576570, whose translation MASMVNIMSPVVSKNLITNFKAFRLKPDLPSLQHTRVNAIKNGPIKMMKKYGSRRSIVVSCLDQPISMPNQLSGYDAVMKFYSSINEKNQDQLRNCISNDCFVDDFSFSKPFHGEKEAMKFFEELVNSMGQNVKFCVENVCEGDGYNAAVNWHIEWKGRKIPFTRGCSFYEFTDEGGILVIRNARILIESPIKPGGIALTLLKNITFLFDEFPQVADWFLGKPYEIIQLTLRIYGLFLAPFIGHVIASYLKLLNNMTEFFLLILNIIIKTQSLFFKWKK comes from the exons ATGGCCTCTATGGTCAATATTATGAGTCCAGTGGTTTCTAAAAACCTCATTACCAATTTCAAAGCTTTTCGTCTCAAACCCGATCTACCTTCTCTACAACACACTAGGGTCAATGCAATCAAGAATGGTCCAATAAAAATGATGAAGAAGTATGGCTCACGGAGAAGTATTGTGGTTTCGTGTTTAGATCAACCTATTTCTATGCCAAATCAGCTCTCGGGATACGAtgctgttatgaagttttattcgTCTATCAACGAGAAGAATCAAGATCAACTAAGAAATTGCATCTCCAACGATTGCTTTGTTGATGACTTTTCCTTCTCTAAACCATTTCATGGGGAAAAG GAAGCCATGAAGTTCTTTGAAGAACTGGTGAACAGTATGGGACAAAACGTAAAGTTTTGTGTTGAAAATGTTTGTGAAGGAGATGGATATAATGCTGCTGTTAATTGGCATATAG AATGGAAAGGACGTAAAATTCCATTTACGAGAGGATGTAGCTTCTATGAATTTACAGACGAAGGAGGAATACTGGTTATAAG AAACGCGAGGATTCTAATTGAATCGCCAATTAAACCAGGAGGAATTGCATTG ACTTTGCTAAAGAACATAACGTTCTTGTTCGACGAGTTCCCACAAGTTGCTGACT GGTTTTTGGGGAAGCCTTATGAGATAATCCAATTAACATTAAGAATCTATGGTCTGTTTTTGGCGCCTTTCATTGGCCATGTAATTGCAAGCTATCTGAAGCTATTGAACAACATGACCGAGTTCTTCTTACTGATTTTGAATATTATCATCAAAACTCAAAGTCTGTTCTTTAAATGGAAGAAATAA